Proteins from a genomic interval of Methanococcoides sp. AM1:
- a CDS encoding ribbon-helix-helix protein, CopG family, whose amino-acid sequence MNSTRIIATLSPYLKEKLEKLSDKLGCSQAEVVRVALLKLAEEEL is encoded by the coding sequence ATGAATTCTACCAGAATTATTGCAACACTATCTCCTTATCTCAAGGAGAAACTGGAAAAGCTGTCAGACAAACTAGGATGCTCTCAGGCTGAAGTGGTCAGAGTAGCATTACTGAAATTAGCCGAGGAAGAGCTATGA
- a CDS encoding Swt1 family HEPN domain-containing protein yields MGGRRKVEVALKTYFSDADMEQLPNKPEKIKYLLLNNISNVKELQYIVETILEINYNNTWEPKIDFLNETLKPLNLMINEDNHNVEILERQPVEAMINDLQMDAINDATIKKLIPTDVLENGKKMTEAYLLIYCFENTLRTFIDNVSKDKYGDDYWNHLDIPRPVRNRVKTRIANGEKTPFHSVRGDKDLFYVDINDLYKIIERNWTDLFDAYFTKLSHIETWIEHSAVSRNHVAHNSWISSDDYDRVLVIYKDLLKQLAKHF; encoded by the coding sequence GTGGGAGGACGTAGAAAAGTAGAAGTTGCCTTGAAGACTTATTTTTCGGATGCTGACATGGAACAACTTCCAAACAAACCTGAAAAAATAAAATACCTCTTGTTAAATAATATATCTAATGTAAAGGAATTACAATATATTGTTGAAACGATTTTAGAAATAAATTATAATAATACATGGGAGCCGAAGATAGATTTCTTAAATGAAACACTTAAACCATTAAATTTAATGATTAATGAAGATAATCACAATGTAGAGATCTTAGAAAGGCAACCCGTTGAAGCAATGATTAATGATCTTCAAATGGACGCAATTAATGATGCAACTATCAAAAAATTAATTCCAACTGATGTTTTAGAAAATGGAAAGAAGATGACAGAAGCTTATTTGTTGATTTATTGCTTTGAAAACACTCTTAGAACATTCATTGATAATGTATCAAAAGATAAATATGGAGATGATTATTGGAATCATCTCGATATACCAAGACCAGTAAGAAATAGAGTGAAAACCAGAATTGCAAATGGAGAAAAGACACCGTTTCATTCTGTAAGAGGCGATAAAGACCTATTCTATGTTGACATAAACGATCTTTATAAAATTATTGAACGGAATTGGACTGATTTGTTTGATGCTTATTTTACTAAACTAAGCCATATAGAAACATGGATAGAACATAGTGCAGTTTCAAGAAACCATGTTGCACATAATAGTTGGATTTCGTCAGATGATTATGATAGAGTATTAGTCATTTACAAAGATTTACTAAAGCAACTTGCAAAACATTTTTAA
- a CDS encoding DNA polymerase — MSKIAARAFTQKCNPTTKNYPQRKDPPLRYDRVLVFDTETTTDQYQNMKIGHFEIFQDGYTQHEGLFYDSSKLDDSENKVIEEYSKNQKLALYTLEGFVDEVFYPETFNLGTLCVGFNLAFDIIRIAKRSGDSKKGNKGGFTLTLSDNPFNPPIIIRKMGESNTYKFSTTKQNKGEEYFSGHFLDAQTLGEVLLQKKHISLEKACELLDTKHKKIKDIDHGTVTKEYIDYMIMDVKTTYDVYRELLDELDLYQIDIPLTKIFSAASLGKHALKQLGVQPFHKQNPLFLPDILGNIMTAYFGGRCECMFRKQPKKVTVLDFTSMYPTVTMVLDLWKFIIAEKLQKEDATSEIKELLSKVSLEYLQNKENWEDFVAMVKIIPDEDILPVRMDYKGKKSTLNVGLNYLSSKSPMWFSLPDVISSVLLTGKVPEIIEAIRFVPSGVQDSLVESSILGINLDPRKDNLIQTFVEERQKIKTRMKSLNRGTSEYRHLSSQAQAIKILVNAMSYGIFIELNPEDKKSDIEVYGLDSFDTSENRYEKAGKYFHPLLAVMITSGSRLFLSMAEAKVKDLGSAHAYMDTDSVFVPPEHAQEIIDYFQPLNPYDLDISLLKPEKDDMWFYGICSKRYALYNKEGDNFSFYEHERSYKLHGLGHLTNPFPNSDKDWHADVWLDILRLHYGIIKPIDIEEKYSSLFAVSRLTVSTANVLKRFKTINDGQPWSKQIKPFNFCNVGFQTIKDDGKPIKPLAPFSKDPQKIVYEPFLDYNTGEIKQGMEYFKTLSRTILEYANHPEYKYEGDIGQMKRRHIHADSIVLIGKEANNIDDQALDIGQAQVFINKQDIMDKIMQLDAEMGRKVGIAYRGTLKRIQDKIKLTGDINLNTNFMKELVDKLI; from the coding sequence ATGTCTAAGATAGCTGCAAGGGCTTTCACCCAAAAGTGTAATCCCACCACGAAAAACTACCCTCAAAGAAAAGATCCTCCTTTGAGATATGACAGAGTACTGGTATTTGATACTGAAACAACAACTGATCAGTACCAAAACATGAAGATTGGTCATTTTGAAATATTCCAGGATGGATATACTCAGCATGAAGGGTTATTCTATGACTCTTCAAAGTTAGACGATAGTGAGAACAAGGTTATAGAGGAATATTCCAAAAATCAGAAACTTGCACTTTATACCTTAGAGGGATTTGTAGATGAAGTATTCTATCCAGAGACATTCAATCTTGGTACGCTATGTGTTGGTTTCAATCTTGCTTTTGATATTATTAGAATAGCAAAGAGATCGGGTGATTCAAAGAAAGGGAATAAGGGTGGTTTCACTCTTACCTTGTCAGATAATCCATTCAATCCTCCTATAATCATTCGTAAGATGGGAGAATCCAACACTTACAAGTTCTCCACAACGAAACAAAACAAAGGTGAAGAATACTTTTCGGGTCATTTCCTTGATGCTCAAACCCTTGGTGAAGTTCTCCTGCAAAAGAAGCATATCTCACTTGAGAAAGCTTGTGAGCTGCTTGACACAAAACACAAGAAAATAAAGGATATAGACCATGGTACTGTTACTAAAGAGTATATCGACTACATGATTATGGATGTTAAGACCACTTATGATGTTTATAGGGAATTGCTTGATGAACTGGATTTATATCAGATAGATATTCCTTTAACAAAGATCTTCAGTGCAGCATCTCTCGGAAAACATGCTCTTAAGCAGTTGGGAGTTCAACCATTTCATAAACAAAACCCTCTCTTCCTGCCTGATATACTAGGTAATATCATGACTGCTTACTTTGGAGGTAGGTGCGAGTGCATGTTCAGGAAACAGCCAAAAAAGGTCACAGTCCTTGATTTTACTAGCATGTATCCAACTGTTACAATGGTTCTTGACCTTTGGAAATTCATCATTGCCGAAAAGTTACAAAAGGAAGATGCAACCAGTGAGATCAAAGAACTGCTCTCAAAAGTGTCCCTTGAGTACTTGCAGAATAAGGAAAATTGGGAAGACTTTGTAGCAATGGTCAAAATAATTCCTGACGAAGATATACTGCCTGTGAGAATGGACTATAAGGGAAAGAAATCAACCTTGAATGTAGGACTTAACTATCTTTCGTCCAAGTCTCCCATGTGGTTTTCCTTGCCTGATGTAATCAGTTCTGTGCTCTTAACAGGGAAAGTCCCGGAGATCATTGAAGCGATCCGTTTTGTTCCTTCAGGTGTGCAGGATAGTCTTGTGGAATCATCAATTCTTGGTATTAATCTTGATCCCAGGAAAGACAATCTTATTCAGACATTTGTTGAAGAGAGGCAGAAGATCAAAACAAGAATGAAGAGCTTGAATAGAGGCACATCAGAGTATCGTCATCTATCAAGTCAGGCTCAGGCTATAAAGATCCTTGTTAATGCCATGAGTTATGGAATTTTCATTGAACTGAACCCCGAGGATAAGAAGAGTGATATTGAAGTCTATGGCCTTGATAGCTTTGATACGTCTGAGAATAGGTATGAGAAAGCCGGGAAGTACTTTCATCCACTGCTGGCAGTGATGATTACTTCTGGCTCACGCCTGTTTTTATCCATGGCTGAAGCCAAAGTAAAGGACCTTGGCTCGGCTCATGCTTACATGGATACTGATTCTGTGTTTGTCCCACCTGAGCACGCTCAGGAGATCATAGATTATTTCCAACCACTAAACCCTTATGATCTTGATATCTCTTTACTGAAGCCTGAAAAAGATGATATGTGGTTCTATGGGATATGTTCCAAAAGATATGCTCTTTACAACAAAGAAGGAGATAATTTCAGCTTCTATGAGCATGAGAGATCCTATAAGTTACATGGTTTAGGTCATTTGACCAATCCCTTTCCTAATAGCGATAAAGACTGGCATGCTGATGTCTGGCTGGATATTCTTCGCTTACATTATGGAATCATAAAGCCAATTGATATTGAAGAAAAATACTCTTCACTCTTTGCTGTTTCAAGGCTCACAGTTAGTACAGCTAATGTGCTGAAGAGGTTTAAAACGATTAATGACGGCCAGCCATGGTCCAAGCAGATAAAGCCTTTCAACTTCTGCAATGTCGGCTTTCAGACCATTAAAGATGATGGGAAACCAATCAAACCATTAGCTCCTTTCTCCAAAGATCCACAGAAAATAGTCTATGAGCCATTTTTAGACTACAATACGGGTGAGATCAAGCAGGGAATGGAATATTTCAAAACTCTGAGTAGGACAATTTTGGAGTATGCAAATCATCCTGAGTACAAGTATGAAGGAGATATTGGACAGATGAAACGCAGGCATATCCACGCGGATAGTATCGTTCTCATTGGCAAGGAGGCTAACAATATTGATGATCAAGCCTTGGATATAGGACAAGCTCAGGTCTTTATCAACAAGCAGGATATCATGGACAAAATAATGCAATTGGATGCAGAAATGGGTAGGAAGGTTGGTATTGCTTACAGAGGTACTCTGAAAAGGATACAGGACAAAATAAAGCTAACAGGGGACATAAACCTTAATACAAATTTTATGAAAGAACTTGTGGATAAGCTCATTTGA
- the cas1 gene encoding CRISPR-associated endonuclease Cas1 produces MKFLLLNGHGIDMRVNGSKLHIKDGRFSTTEEPEEYMFSPKRMDVDSIIIYGKNGNLTLDAIRWLIKHNVQISILNWDGKLLTTMLPPESTNIKTKFAQYHAFENQENRIKMARSFIDAKIDKSTVVLDFLNQRYPTVDFDFSEDVDKLKKINTIGGILGVEGGVAYKYWNEFSKAIPEKYNLESRINQSGRAIGAGDMVNAMLNYGYALLEAECLRAINAVGLDPHVGFLHEMNPSKNSLAYDLQEPFRFLVDFAVLNLIETNVIDKKDFIRTENYSLRLRPSGAKKLAEEVNLWFNKRVRYQDKMPMWNYVILLKARELAYYLTGKRKEIDFLEPLYATKRQDSSDIRQKILSISYSDWKKLGFSKGTLHYMKKNAEANKPFTLNAHVRERLNQWEKLVANA; encoded by the coding sequence ATGAAATTCCTTCTTCTAAACGGTCATGGTATCGACATGCGTGTAAACGGATCAAAACTTCATATCAAGGATGGGAGATTTTCAACCACTGAAGAACCAGAAGAATATATGTTTTCTCCAAAAAGGATGGATGTTGATAGTATCATAATCTATGGGAAAAATGGAAACCTCACTCTTGATGCTATCAGGTGGTTGATTAAACATAATGTACAGATATCAATTCTCAACTGGGATGGAAAATTGTTAACAACAATGCTTCCTCCTGAGAGTACCAACATAAAGACAAAGTTCGCTCAATACCATGCATTTGAGAATCAAGAAAATAGAATAAAGATGGCAAGGAGCTTTATTGATGCCAAAATTGATAAATCAACAGTTGTCCTTGATTTCCTAAATCAACGATATCCTACTGTTGATTTTGATTTCTCTGAGGATGTTGATAAACTAAAGAAAATCAACACAATCGGGGGAATATTGGGTGTAGAGGGTGGTGTTGCCTACAAGTACTGGAATGAATTTTCAAAAGCTATCCCTGAGAAATACAATTTAGAATCACGAATTAACCAGAGTGGGAGGGCCATAGGGGCTGGGGATATGGTAAATGCCATGCTTAACTACGGCTACGCTTTGTTAGAGGCAGAGTGCCTGCGGGCCATCAACGCTGTGGGGCTAGATCCTCACGTGGGCTTTTTGCATGAAATGAATCCTAGCAAGAATAGTTTGGCTTATGATCTTCAGGAACCTTTCAGATTCCTTGTTGATTTTGCTGTTCTTAACCTGATAGAGACAAATGTCATAGACAAGAAAGACTTCATCAGGACAGAGAATTATTCGTTAAGGCTCAGGCCCAGTGGGGCTAAGAAGCTGGCTGAAGAAGTCAATTTGTGGTTTAACAAAAGAGTTAGATACCAAGATAAAATGCCAATGTGGAATTATGTAATTCTCCTGAAAGCTAGGGAATTAGCCTATTATTTGACTGGTAAACGCAAAGAGATTGATTTTTTAGAACCGCTGTATGCGACAAAGCGACAGGATTCAAGCGACATACGACAGAAAATACTTAGCATATCATATTCGGATTGGAAAAAGCTAGGATTTTCAAAGGGAACATTGCATTATATGAAGAAAAATGCTGAGGCTAATAAGCCTTTTACTCTTAATGCTCATGTAAGAGAGCGCTTGAATCAATGGGAAAAACTTGTCGCAAATGCTTAA
- a CDS encoding HNH endonuclease has protein sequence MDTLKKEDYANYIRRNKKGKKPPIACAICGEDDKSVIERHHVDGRNNSEWIKPLCKNCHTKITAEQNKLSPKARSKDATLQNLKAFNIISLGALLRLIGERLINIGMGMTVHV, from the coding sequence GTGGATACTTTGAAAAAAGAAGACTATGCGAACTATATTAGAAGGAACAAGAAAGGAAAGAAGCCACCTATTGCTTGTGCTATATGTGGAGAGGATGATAAAAGCGTTATTGAACGACATCATGTTGATGGGAGGAATAATTCAGAATGGATTAAACCTCTTTGTAAAAACTGTCATACAAAGATAACAGCAGAGCAGAACAAACTCAGCCCTAAAGCAAGATCCAAAGATGCAACTCTGCAAAATCTGAAAGCCTTTAACATAATCTCACTTGGGGCTTTGCTCAGGTTAATTGGTGAACGATTGATCAATATTGGTATGGGGATGACTGTACATGTCTAA
- the thiI gene encoding tRNA uracil 4-sulfurtransferase ThiI, with translation MYDVVIVRYGELALKSPGVRNLYERVLVRNLEAMLKQENVSFSRVYREWGRIFIESADTGAAKAAADVFGVVSASSAIKVEADIDAAAKVCADIGADLIKDGESFGIRARRSGKTGLSSTDIGRLCGDAVWGRLESLGRTPKVNLSDPDREIFVEMRQNKAYVFTDIVKGVGGLPLGTQGKMIVLMSGGIDSPVAAWLMMRRGVKIIPVYANNKPFAEDSALERAIKCVEVLQRWSPADNIKMYDVPHGKNLDTFIKNCNEKNTCLLCKRTMYRMAYEIMKKEGADGIVTGSSIGQVASQTAANMHAEIYGLGIPLYHPLIGLDKTEIIDLARRIGTYDISIMPTSGCGAVPARPEINAAFDLIVREEEKLDIEEMVNDAIANARSFFVNDG, from the coding sequence ATGTACGACGTGGTTATTGTAAGATATGGCGAATTGGCTCTTAAGAGTCCGGGTGTCAGGAATCTGTATGAACGAGTCCTGGTTCGTAACCTTGAAGCCATGCTTAAGCAGGAGAATGTATCGTTCTCCAGGGTTTACAGGGAATGGGGCCGTATTTTTATCGAATCAGCTGATACTGGTGCTGCAAAGGCAGCAGCAGATGTTTTTGGAGTCGTGTCCGCATCTTCTGCTATAAAGGTCGAAGCTGACATTGATGCCGCTGCAAAGGTGTGTGCTGACATTGGTGCTGATCTGATAAAAGATGGCGAATCCTTTGGTATCCGTGCACGCCGCTCAGGTAAAACTGGTCTTTCATCCACTGACATTGGACGCCTTTGCGGGGATGCAGTGTGGGGTCGCCTGGAATCTCTTGGCAGGACTCCGAAAGTGAATCTTTCTGATCCGGATCGTGAGATCTTCGTTGAAATGAGGCAGAACAAGGCATATGTATTCACCGACATCGTGAAGGGCGTGGGTGGCTTGCCTCTCGGAACTCAGGGTAAGATGATCGTTCTAATGTCTGGTGGTATCGATTCTCCAGTCGCAGCCTGGCTTATGATGAGGCGTGGTGTAAAAATAATACCGGTTTATGCCAACAATAAACCATTTGCTGAAGACAGTGCACTCGAAAGGGCAATAAAATGTGTGGAAGTATTACAGAGGTGGTCTCCTGCAGATAACATCAAGATGTATGATGTTCCGCATGGGAAGAATCTTGACACATTCATTAAGAACTGCAATGAGAAGAACACATGTCTTCTGTGCAAGCGCACTATGTATCGCATGGCATATGAAATTATGAAAAAAGAAGGCGCTGATGGCATTGTTACTGGCTCTTCCATCGGACAGGTTGCATCACAGACAGCTGCTAACATGCATGCTGAGATATATGGGCTTGGAATACCTCTTTATCATCCTTTGATCGGATTGGATAAGACTGAGATCATTGATCTTGCAAGGCGTATTGGTACCTATGATATCTCCATTATGCCCACCTCCGGATGTGGTGCAGTTCCTGCACGACCGGAGATCAATGCTGCATTCGATCTGATCGTCAGAGAAGAAGAAAAACTGGATATTGAAGAAATGGTGAATGATGCGATTGCTAATGCAAGATCATTCTTTGTAAATGATGGGTGA
- a CDS encoding restriction endonuclease subunit S: protein MKHELPDGWKYIQLGDLTKIKTGKLDVNAQDKDGQYPFFTCSQKTYKIAFYDYDCECVLVAGNGDLNVKYYDGKFNAYQRTYIIESLDKEILDVKYLYYFLRKYITILRNKTIGGVIKYIKLSYLTEIKLPIPSIKIQKKIVAILEKADETRKLRTQADEFSHQLLQSVFMEMFGDPVKNNKGWNIEKVEDAVLSIEAGWSANGEQRRHTLNEYGVLKVSAVTQGIFLPEEHKAIKENTELKKVVIPERGDVLFSRANTLELVGATCIIKKDYPCLLLPDKLWKIKVDTKVVTPVFLKFVLSHPAIRAEISKKSTGTSGSMYNISMKKLKSINITIPPIEIQNKFTNIVDRIEQIKDNQKQSSEEISTLFNALTQKAFTGDLIH from the coding sequence ATGAAACATGAATTACCAGACGGCTGGAAATATATCCAGCTTGGCGACTTAACCAAAATAAAAACTGGAAAACTAGATGTAAATGCACAAGATAAAGATGGTCAGTATCCTTTTTTTACATGTTCTCAAAAAACCTACAAGATAGCTTTCTACGACTATGATTGTGAATGTGTCCTAGTTGCAGGAAATGGCGATTTAAATGTGAAATATTATGATGGTAAATTCAATGCATATCAGAGAACTTACATAATAGAATCATTGGATAAAGAGATCCTTGATGTAAAATATTTATATTATTTTTTGCGTAAATATATAACAATATTGAGAAATAAAACTATTGGAGGAGTTATAAAATACATAAAGCTTAGTTACTTGACTGAAATAAAATTACCAATTCCTTCCATTAAAATCCAGAAAAAAATTGTCGCCATCCTCGAAAAAGCAGACGAAACAAGAAAACTCCGAACACAGGCTGATGAATTTTCACACCAGCTTCTTCAAAGCGTATTCATGGAGATGTTTGGAGATCCTGTTAAAAATAATAAAGGATGGAACATTGAGAAAGTTGAAGATGCTGTATTAAGTATCGAAGCTGGATGGAGCGCAAACGGGGAGCAACGACGTCACACATTGAATGAATACGGTGTTTTAAAAGTAAGTGCTGTTACTCAAGGAATATTTTTACCTGAAGAACACAAAGCAATTAAGGAAAATACTGAATTAAAAAAAGTAGTTATCCCTGAAAGAGGCGATGTATTATTTAGCCGAGCCAATACTCTTGAACTAGTCGGTGCAACGTGCATTATCAAAAAAGATTATCCATGCTTATTATTACCTGACAAGTTATGGAAAATTAAAGTTGATACAAAGGTAGTAACACCTGTTTTTTTAAAATTCGTTTTGAGCCATCCTGCAATCAGGGCAGAAATTTCTAAAAAATCCACTGGTACAAGTGGTTCTATGTACAATATATCAATGAAGAAATTGAAATCAATTAACATAACCATTCCACCGATTGAAATTCAAAATAAATTCACAAATATTGTTGATAGAATCGAACAAATTAAAGATAATCAAAAGCAATCATCCGAAGAAATTAGCACTCTTTTTAATGCACTTACGCAGAAAGCCTTCACCGGAGATTTGATACATTGA
- a CDS encoding toprim domain-containing protein, with product MSDHEQTANVPAGRPHLKAPFFVYQRKLELIEKLLEEMLECSNNGYLIVVEGKRDVISLRKLGFHGDIELATHRPLTEVSARIVDTGKRVMILTDWDRRGDLLASKISEDLRYFGIDVDMHMRDRLSSMVKKEIKDVESLYSYVAKLRSIAGNSHQAV from the coding sequence ATGTCAGATCATGAACAGACTGCAAATGTGCCAGCGGGCAGGCCCCATTTGAAAGCTCCTTTTTTTGTATATCAACGAAAGCTTGAACTGATCGAGAAACTTCTTGAAGAAATGCTGGAATGTTCGAATAATGGTTATCTTATTGTTGTTGAAGGGAAGAGGGATGTTATTTCTTTAAGAAAACTGGGTTTCCATGGGGACATTGAACTTGCAACCCACCGGCCTCTTACGGAGGTTTCTGCCAGGATCGTTGATACTGGTAAAAGAGTTATGATCCTGACCGACTGGGATCGGCGTGGTGACTTGCTGGCATCAAAGATCTCGGAAGATCTCAGGTATTTTGGCATTGATGTAGATATGCATATGCGTGACCGTTTGAGTTCAATGGTAAAAAAAGAGATTAAAGATGTGGAAAGCCTGTATTCCTATGTTGCAAAATTGAGGTCGATCGCAGGCAATTCACATCAGGCTGTATAA
- a CDS encoding class I SAM-dependent DNA methyltransferase: MRLSPEIKTKIDGLWDRFWSGGMSNPLQSIEQMSYLIFMKRLEDMDVLEQRRAYAMDKEYISIFESNEDCRWSVWKHKSAEDMLKHVRDVVFPFIKTIRDGEKTLFSQHMKDAVFVIPKPTLLQEAVGIIDELNIAAQSTDVQGDLYEYLLSQLSTAGKNGQFRTPRHIIRMIVELVDPDINDKICDPACGTGGFLFTAHKHILRKYTSPDLIEQDQEGEYHNLIGDNITEQEHWDKLHHDTFYGFDFESTMVRIGLMNMVLHGIKYPHIELVDTLSNLYSEENCYTVILANPPFKGSIDKDDINDKLTLDTKKTELLFVENMIHLLEIGGKCGVIVPDGVLFGNSRAHTNLRKILLEKCQLEGIVSMPSGIFEPYAGVSTAVLIFTKGGNTEKVWFYDMEADGYSLDKKRNPIDMKGDIPDIIESFRNKHEENPEDRKGKCFYVPFDEIKENNYDLSISKYKEIEYEEIEYEMPEVILQKIDELEDQIKANVAELRKMLKQDL, encoded by the coding sequence ATGAGACTTTCACCTGAAATCAAAACAAAGATAGATGGCCTCTGGGATAGGTTCTGGAGTGGAGGTATGTCAAATCCCTTACAGTCCATTGAACAGATGTCATATCTCATATTCATGAAAAGGCTTGAGGACATGGATGTTCTAGAGCAGAGGCGTGCATATGCCATGGATAAGGAGTACATATCCATCTTTGAAAGCAATGAGGATTGCAGATGGTCTGTTTGGAAGCATAAGTCCGCTGAGGATATGCTCAAGCACGTCAGAGACGTCGTATTTCCGTTCATAAAGACAATTCGTGATGGTGAGAAAACGCTGTTCTCACAGCACATGAAGGATGCTGTATTTGTTATTCCAAAGCCAACTCTTTTGCAGGAAGCAGTTGGTATTATCGATGAACTCAATATAGCTGCTCAGTCAACAGATGTGCAGGGAGATCTCTATGAATACCTTTTAAGTCAGCTATCCACAGCCGGCAAGAATGGACAATTCAGGACTCCAAGGCACATAATCAGGATGATCGTGGAGCTTGTTGACCCCGACATCAATGACAAGATATGCGACCCTGCGTGTGGTACAGGTGGTTTCCTTTTCACCGCTCACAAACATATACTCAGGAAATACACATCTCCTGATTTGATCGAGCAGGATCAAGAAGGGGAATATCACAACCTTATTGGAGATAATATCACCGAACAGGAGCACTGGGATAAACTACACCATGATACATTTTATGGCTTTGATTTCGAGTCCACAATGGTCAGGATAGGACTTATGAACATGGTGCTCCATGGAATCAAATATCCTCACATCGAGCTTGTTGATACTCTCTCAAACCTATACAGTGAAGAAAATTGCTATACCGTGATTCTTGCCAATCCACCTTTCAAAGGCAGCATAGACAAGGATGATATCAATGACAAGCTGACACTTGACACAAAGAAGACCGAACTGCTCTTTGTGGAGAACATGATCCACTTGTTGGAGATCGGTGGAAAATGTGGTGTAATTGTTCCTGATGGTGTACTCTTTGGTAATTCAAGGGCACACACGAACCTTCGTAAGATACTGCTTGAGAAATGCCAGCTTGAAGGTATCGTCTCCATGCCATCAGGGATCTTCGAACCCTATGCAGGAGTATCAACTGCTGTACTGATATTCACCAAGGGAGGAAACACGGAAAAGGTCTGGTTCTATGACATGGAAGCGGATGGCTATTCTCTTGACAAAAAGAGAAATCCTATCGACATGAAAGGGGATATTCCTGATATAATTGAAAGTTTCCGGAACAAACATGAAGAGAATCCTGAAGACAGGAAGGGTAAATGCTTCTATGTTCCATTTGATGAGATCAAGGAAAATAACTACGATCTTTCAATTTCCAAGTACAAGGAAATTGAGTATGAAGAGATTGAATATGAGATGCCAGAAGTTATTCTTCAGAAGATCGATGAGCTTGAGGATCAGATAAAGGCTAATGTTGCTGAGTTGAGGAAGATGTTAAAGCAGGATCTATAA
- a CDS encoding GIY-YIG nuclease family protein has protein sequence MTIGRTISIYLPDANPQSIKICDFLDSIVKAVSIPRAKLSDASQNPELTQPGVYFLIGEKDEVGKPSIYVGESEVLLTRLNKHNKEKDFWNQAICFVSEKNNLNKAHIKYLENHACNEAKKVNKCTLENSNNPTQSSLTNQDRDFVLRIFEDLKIIMTTLGYPIFEQSKRSKKNMYYCKSKEADAVGEYTEEGFVVNKDSKSNIKETPSIKERIKSFRINLLDKGILKEENGVYVFQENFTFSSPSLAASVVLARTANGWREWKNKDDKTLDEIVRQKEKEE, from the coding sequence ATGACAATAGGAAGAACAATTTCAATTTACCTGCCAGATGCCAATCCCCAAAGCATTAAGATATGTGATTTTTTAGATTCTATTGTCAAAGCGGTTTCAATTCCGAGGGCAAAATTGAGTGATGCATCACAAAATCCAGAGCTTACTCAGCCGGGTGTTTATTTCCTAATAGGCGAAAAAGACGAAGTTGGAAAGCCGAGTATTTATGTTGGAGAATCTGAGGTATTGTTAACTCGGCTTAATAAACATAACAAGGAGAAAGACTTCTGGAACCAAGCTATATGCTTTGTTTCTGAAAAGAACAATTTGAACAAAGCTCATATCAAGTACCTTGAAAACCATGCCTGCAATGAAGCAAAAAAGGTTAACAAATGTACTCTTGAAAACAGTAACAATCCCACTCAATCATCTTTAACAAATCAGGATCGAGACTTTGTTTTGCGTATTTTTGAGGACTTAAAAATAATCATGACTACTCTTGGCTATCCTATTTTTGAGCAATCAAAGAGGAGCAAGAAAAATATGTACTACTGTAAAAGCAAAGAGGCCGATGCAGTAGGTGAATATACTGAAGAAGGTTTTGTTGTCAATAAAGACTCAAAATCAAACATTAAAGAAACTCCATCCATTAAAGAAAGAATAAAATCTTTCAGGATAAACCTTCTAGATAAAGGGATACTAAAAGAAGAAAATGGTGTTTATGTTTTTCAGGAAAATTTCACATTTTCTTCACCATCTCTGGCCGCTTCCGTTGTATTAGCTAGAACGGCAAATGGCTGGAGAGAATGGAAAAATAAAGACGACAAAACACTTGATGAGATTGTAAGACAAAAAGAAAAAGAGGAATAA
- a CDS encoding acylphosphatase, which translates to MSENNDNACAEVYVSGRVQGVYFRGFTQKVATRLGLVGYARNLPDGRVKVIAQGKRSLISELLDNLRIGPEHSSVESIDVSWVNTSDEFTEFSIKR; encoded by the coding sequence ATGTCAGAAAATAATGATAATGCCTGTGCGGAGGTGTATGTCTCCGGCAGGGTTCAGGGTGTGTACTTCAGGGGCTTTACCCAGAAGGTGGCGACCAGATTAGGTCTGGTCGGATATGCCCGGAATTTACCTGATGGAAGGGTAAAGGTCATTGCACAGGGTAAAAGATCCCTTATATCGGAGCTATTGGATAATCTGCGCATCGGGCCTGAACATTCCAGCGTTGAAAGCATCGATGTTAGCTGGGTCAATACTTCTGACGAATTCACTGAATTCTCTATTAAAAGATAA